The following proteins come from a genomic window of Gimesia chilikensis:
- a CDS encoding COX15/CtaA family protein gives MNQQQYHPWLFRIALATTVATLPLMIMGGHVTTEGYGMAVDGWPGSDGQNMFTYPVFGLPTDKFFEHVHRLLGTLVGFLSIVLVIVAFKVQPQKWIRKVAIAVLICVIIQGILGGTRVTENSVGLAMTHGLFAACVFTLMAFLTMATGKRWIENSNDPPELAPGYGRRLAITVPLVVLFQYFLGGFLSHFKVGLHPHISFAFVVLVFVIIEFRTARKTGIKWLKRPAMGMLHLGIFQIMLGIGAWLTRFGLPAAGIIGEPGSLQQSLFRTAHLITGILFLMTTTLYSVRVFRLHQLNKNRSSEQTLSATDSLPETEGNA, from the coding sequence ATGAACCAGCAACAATACCATCCGTGGCTCTTTCGCATCGCACTGGCGACCACCGTCGCTACGCTGCCACTGATGATTATGGGCGGACACGTTACTACCGAAGGATATGGCATGGCAGTCGATGGCTGGCCCGGATCCGACGGACAGAACATGTTTACGTACCCCGTCTTCGGGCTCCCCACGGATAAGTTTTTTGAGCACGTGCACCGACTCCTGGGAACACTGGTGGGCTTCCTGTCCATCGTCCTGGTGATCGTCGCCTTCAAAGTGCAGCCGCAAAAATGGATTCGCAAGGTTGCGATCGCCGTCCTGATCTGCGTGATCATTCAAGGCATTCTGGGCGGTACACGCGTGACAGAAAACAGCGTCGGGCTGGCGATGACACACGGACTGTTCGCTGCCTGCGTCTTCACCCTGATGGCATTCCTCACCATGGCAACCGGCAAACGCTGGATCGAAAACAGCAACGATCCTCCCGAGCTTGCTCCAGGCTACGGACGCCGTCTGGCGATCACCGTTCCGCTGGTCGTCCTCTTTCAGTATTTCCTGGGAGGCTTCCTGAGCCACTTCAAAGTCGGCCTGCATCCCCACATCAGCTTTGCTTTTGTGGTCCTGGTTTTTGTGATTATCGAATTCCGCACGGCCCGCAAGACAGGAATTAAATGGCTGAAACGCCCTGCAATGGGTATGCTGCATCTGGGAATCTTCCAGATCATGCTCGGCATCGGCGCCTGGCTGACCCGGTTCGGACTCCCCGCTGCCGGAATTATTGGTGAACCCGGCTCCCTGCAACAGTCGCTGTTCCGCACCGCGCACCTGATCACGGGGATTCTGTTCCTGATGACCACCACCCTGTATTCAGTCCGGGTCTTCCGGCTGCACCAGTTAAATAAAAATCGTTCGTCAGAGCAAACTCTCTCTGCTACTGATTCCTTACCTGAGACTGAAGGTAATGCCTGA
- a CDS encoding cbb3-type cytochrome c oxidase subunit I yields the protein MSVVHPSPTGLQPILKPQAHHAPGNFFTKYIFSTDHKIIAIQFLFTTLLMLIVGGALALAVRWQLAFPWESMPIVGPWLFSAEAGQISPEFYTMLFTMHATVMIFLVIIPILAGTFGNLLIPLMIGADDMAFPKLNMLSYWFIWPAIICFGMSFAYAGGPAAGWTAYPVLADLAQAAPGSGTAQTLWLLGVTFVGFSSMMGSINYMTTIINMRAPGMTFFRLPLTIWGLFITAILQAFALPVLTAGGFMQVTDRLLGTCFFYPSGLIINNADPTIGGGQPLLWQHLFWFYSHPAVYIMLLPVMGMISDMLSCMVRKPIFGYRPMIFSMSAIASLGFIVWGHHMFTSGMNPAVGMAFMVATMMIALPSAVKTFNWTATVWGGKVEFNTVTLNCIGFLSMFVVGGLSGIFMAAIPVDVYFHDTYFIVAHFHYVLFGATLFGVFAGIQFWFPKMFGRMMNEKLGKTHFLLTFIGANGTFFPMHFLGMQGMPRRYADPYLHGYLEHLLPMNQFMTISAILMGSAQILLFINIFYSMFFGPKAGRNPWNATTLEWTAPSPPPHGNFDEPPIVFHGPNEYAVHNGDKDFLMQTEKECEPPKPSDSETENNTDNDQETSS from the coding sequence ATGAGCGTTGTGCATCCATCCCCCACCGGCCTGCAACCGATCCTGAAGCCTCAGGCACATCATGCGCCCGGTAATTTCTTCACGAAGTATATCTTCTCCACCGATCACAAGATCATCGCCATCCAGTTCCTGTTCACAACACTGCTGATGCTGATCGTCGGGGGTGCCCTCGCGCTGGCCGTCCGCTGGCAGCTCGCCTTCCCCTGGGAATCGATGCCCATCGTCGGCCCCTGGCTCTTCTCCGCCGAAGCAGGACAGATCTCGCCTGAGTTCTATACCATGCTCTTCACGATGCATGCCACCGTGATGATCTTCCTCGTCATTATCCCGATCCTCGCTGGAACCTTCGGCAACCTGCTCATCCCGCTGATGATCGGTGCCGACGATATGGCGTTCCCCAAACTCAATATGCTCAGCTACTGGTTCATCTGGCCAGCCATTATCTGTTTCGGTATGAGCTTCGCCTACGCAGGCGGCCCGGCAGCAGGCTGGACTGCTTACCCGGTTCTGGCCGACCTGGCTCAGGCAGCTCCCGGATCGGGAACCGCTCAGACCCTCTGGCTGCTGGGTGTCACCTTTGTCGGCTTCTCATCCATGATGGGGTCGATCAACTACATGACCACCATCATCAACATGCGGGCCCCCGGCATGACGTTCTTCCGTCTGCCTCTGACCATCTGGGGTCTGTTCATCACCGCGATTCTGCAGGCCTTCGCTCTGCCCGTATTGACCGCGGGCGGTTTCATGCAGGTCACCGACCGTCTGCTGGGCACCTGTTTCTTCTACCCCTCGGGGCTGATCATCAACAACGCTGATCCGACCATCGGCGGGGGACAGCCCCTGCTCTGGCAGCATCTGTTCTGGTTCTACTCGCACCCCGCCGTTTACATCATGCTGCTCCCCGTGATGGGCATGATTTCGGACATGCTCAGCTGTATGGTCCGTAAGCCGATCTTCGGTTACCGACCGATGATTTTCTCCATGTCCGCGATCGCCAGTCTGGGCTTCATCGTCTGGGGACACCACATGTTTACCAGTGGTATGAACCCCGCCGTCGGGATGGCCTTCATGGTCGCCACCATGATGATCGCCCTCCCCTCTGCCGTGAAAACCTTCAACTGGACCGCCACCGTCTGGGGCGGCAAAGTCGAATTCAATACCGTCACCCTCAACTGCATCGGCTTCCTGTCGATGTTCGTGGTCGGCGGACTCAGCGGAATCTTCATGGCGGCAATCCCCGTGGACGTCTACTTCCACGATACCTACTTCATCGTGGCCCACTTCCACTATGTGCTCTTTGGTGCCACGCTGTTCGGCGTCTTTGCGGGAATCCAATTCTGGTTCCCCAAAATGTTCGGACGCATGATGAACGAAAAACTGGGCAAAACGCACTTCCTGCTGACCTTCATCGGTGCCAACGGAACCTTCTTCCCGATGCACTTCCTGGGAATGCAGGGCATGCCCCGCCGCTATGCCGATCCCTATCTGCACGGCTACCTCGAACACCTGCTCCCCATGAACCAGTTCATGACCATCTCGGCCATCCTCATGGGATCGGCCCAGATCCTGCTGTTCATCAATATTTTCTACAGCATGTTCTTCGGTCCTAAAGCCGGTCGGAACCCCTGGAATGCAACCACCCTCGAATGGACCGCGCCGTCACCACCGCCGCACGGCAACTTCGACGAACCGCCCATCGTCTTCCATGGGCCCAATGAATACGCCGTGCATAACGGCGACAAAGATTTCCTGATGCAGACCGAAAAAGAGTGTGAACCACCCAAACCGTCTGACTCAGAAACAGAGAACAACACCGACAACGATCAGGAAACTTCCAGTTAA
- the coxB gene encoding cytochrome c oxidase subunit II, translating into MGKGWCLFFLFWPVAAVVSCAMAPMVGWSFPYDNAQAASNLGIRIDGLFYLILFVTAVVFVGTQAVLVYALWRGSNNRDERATYTHGNHKLELIWSIIPGVILLFLALYQMNLWADFRIKKYFPEAAVKAPIAEVTARQFEWRFRYPAIGKKLQPKPQSDDLYSVNELHVPFGKPVMIQLRSEDVQHSFFLPALRIKQDALPGLQIPVWFEANKEGVYDLVCAELCGWGHYKMKAHVIVESEADYQNYLKNLTQQQFYDGLGKIAANENDSESEATEK; encoded by the coding sequence GTGGGTAAAGGATGGTGTTTATTTTTTCTGTTCTGGCCAGTGGCGGCTGTCGTATCTTGTGCGATGGCTCCCATGGTGGGCTGGTCGTTTCCCTACGATAACGCCCAGGCAGCCAGTAACCTCGGAATCCGCATCGACGGGCTGTTCTACCTGATCCTGTTCGTAACCGCGGTCGTTTTCGTCGGTACACAGGCGGTACTCGTTTATGCTCTCTGGCGTGGTTCCAATAATCGCGACGAACGGGCCACTTACACCCACGGCAACCACAAACTGGAACTGATCTGGTCCATCATTCCCGGCGTGATCCTGTTGTTCCTCGCCCTGTATCAGATGAACCTCTGGGCCGATTTCCGTATCAAGAAATACTTCCCCGAAGCAGCCGTCAAAGCACCGATCGCGGAAGTCACCGCACGTCAGTTCGAATGGCGTTTCCGTTACCCCGCTATCGGCAAGAAACTGCAACCAAAACCGCAGTCCGACGATCTCTATTCCGTCAACGAACTGCACGTCCCCTTCGGCAAGCCGGTCATGATTCAGCTCCGCAGCGAAGACGTTCAGCACTCGTTCTTTCTGCCCGCCCTGCGAATCAAACAGGACGCCCTGCCCGGCCTGCAGATCCCGGTCTGGTTTGAAGCCAACAAAGAAGGCGTCTACGACCTGGTCTGTGCCGAACTCTGTGGCTGGGGGCACTACAAGATGAAAGCCCACGTGATCGTGGAATCAGAAGCAGACTACCAGAACTATCTGAAAAATCTCACCCAACAGCAGTTTTACGACGGGCTGGGCAAGATTGCCGCCAACGAGAATGATTCTGAGAGTGAGGCAACCGAGAAATGA
- a CDS encoding cytochrome c, which translates to MRFGLSRLSLLLLFPLFSLTGCEQPQVNFVFSEKTNELVPEAAKPVKEALVRQFGNPFELTQFEGLPTDFGDVEGSVKTVQASSGEEKLIRFQVEGLQDAYPKLLGLPLEWTSGKGQGQISRIKEYNYETGTIAVDKTADIDPQPGDTFLVECTRLQFGRDLYNRHCMHCHGMSGEGTGPTSRYLNPPPRDFRQGIYKYTSTKPTAKAQNADLERTVKEGIAGTYMPSFKLLTEDEVSAIVNYVVWLSIRGETEKKIVDELFFDYSKEVVAERTSEDGGESREDVMEELKEYMELDFPDTLEFATSSVAEAWEEANMEDAVVVPETPRVPDTPESRERGRKLYLGDKTKCATCHGPQGRGNGTATQDFWTNPATNEKYPNRGLHDIWGNQLPPRDLHRGIYRGGRRPIDVYRRMYSGIKGTPMPAFGGPLSDEELWDLVNYVMSLPYSSK; encoded by the coding sequence GTGAGATTTGGGTTAAGTCGTCTAAGCTTGTTGCTCCTCTTTCCGTTGTTCAGTCTGACCGGGTGCGAACAGCCTCAGGTCAACTTCGTCTTTTCCGAAAAGACCAACGAACTCGTTCCGGAAGCCGCCAAACCGGTGAAAGAAGCATTGGTCAGACAGTTTGGCAATCCCTTTGAACTCACTCAGTTTGAAGGGCTCCCCACTGACTTCGGCGACGTTGAAGGCTCCGTCAAAACCGTCCAGGCCAGCTCCGGCGAAGAGAAGTTAATCCGCTTTCAGGTCGAAGGCCTGCAGGACGCCTACCCCAAGCTGCTCGGACTCCCCCTCGAATGGACCTCGGGCAAGGGACAGGGACAGATCTCCCGCATCAAAGAATACAACTACGAAACCGGCACCATTGCCGTGGACAAGACCGCAGACATCGATCCCCAGCCCGGCGACACCTTCCTGGTGGAATGCACGCGGCTGCAGTTCGGTCGCGATCTCTACAACCGCCACTGCATGCACTGTCACGGTATGAGCGGTGAAGGCACCGGGCCGACTTCGCGCTACCTGAATCCTCCGCCCCGCGATTTCCGCCAGGGCATCTACAAATACACGTCGACCAAACCAACGGCCAAAGCACAGAATGCCGACCTGGAACGCACCGTCAAAGAAGGCATCGCGGGCACCTATATGCCCTCCTTCAAACTGCTCACCGAAGATGAAGTCTCCGCCATCGTAAACTACGTCGTCTGGCTTTCCATCCGCGGAGAGACCGAAAAGAAAATCGTCGATGAACTTTTCTTCGACTATTCCAAGGAAGTGGTCGCCGAACGAACCAGTGAGGACGGCGGCGAATCTCGCGAAGACGTCATGGAAGAGCTCAAAGAATACATGGAACTCGACTTCCCGGACACTCTCGAATTCGCGACATCCAGCGTTGCGGAAGCCTGGGAAGAAGCCAACATGGAAGACGCCGTGGTCGTGCCTGAAACCCCACGGGTTCCCGATACCCCCGAATCACGCGAACGGGGCCGCAAACTCTACCTCGGCGATAAAACCAAGTGTGCCACCTGTCACGGTCCCCAGGGACGCGGCAACGGAACGGCGACTCAAGACTTCTGGACCAATCCGGCCACGAATGAAAAATATCCCAACCGCGGACTGCACGACATCTGGGGCAACCAGTTACCGCCCCGCGATCTGCACCGGGGTATCTACCGGGGCGGACGTCGCCCGATCGACGTCTACCGCCGGATGTACTCCGGTATTAAGGGAACACCGATGCCGGCCTTCGGTGGTCCGCTTTCGGATGAAGAATTGTGGGACCTGGTCAACTACGTGATGAGCCTGCCTTATTCCAGCAAATAA
- a CDS encoding glutamate cyclase domain-containing protein: MGNPQTELIREFDRLIRRDPGKRGLIDSEARFGPLCTDHLLHAAEDLVQAGTHVAITTGFYIPAAEIPSAETDGPPGSILLAMVLQECGTQTSIVTDALCAPVVAATARAFSYPESQIDVIEGDDPDWVTRFYATRKVSHLVAVERVGPSHTPDSWGRQERVAGLEPTAFHEKVPCDHHDRCHNMRGEIIDSHTAPLHQLFERLPDFFPEAKSIGVGDGGNEIGMGAIAWEELARRIASAHAGLIPCRVATDWNIVAGTSNWGALALAASVALLKDQSETLFRWQREEQLRILEVMVREANAVDGVTRQREATVDGLPFLTYMQPWEGILSFLAR, encoded by the coding sequence ATGGGCAACCCGCAAACGGAACTGATTCGAGAATTTGATCGCCTGATCCGCCGGGATCCGGGCAAACGGGGGCTCATTGATTCGGAAGCCCGGTTTGGGCCTTTGTGCACTGATCATTTACTCCATGCCGCCGAGGACCTGGTGCAGGCAGGCACCCATGTGGCGATTACCACTGGTTTTTATATTCCCGCTGCGGAAATCCCGTCTGCAGAGACGGATGGCCCGCCGGGATCGATTCTGCTGGCGATGGTACTGCAGGAGTGTGGCACCCAGACATCGATTGTGACCGATGCGTTGTGTGCACCCGTGGTGGCAGCGACGGCGCGGGCATTTTCTTATCCGGAGAGCCAGATCGATGTGATTGAGGGGGATGACCCCGACTGGGTGACCCGGTTTTATGCGACCCGGAAGGTCAGCCATCTGGTAGCAGTGGAACGGGTCGGCCCCAGCCATACCCCGGACTCCTGGGGCCGACAGGAGCGGGTGGCTGGTTTGGAGCCGACCGCATTTCACGAAAAAGTCCCCTGCGACCACCATGATCGCTGTCACAACATGCGGGGAGAGATCATTGATTCTCATACGGCGCCTCTGCACCAGTTGTTTGAACGTCTGCCCGACTTTTTTCCGGAAGCGAAGTCGATTGGGGTCGGGGATGGCGGAAATGAGATCGGCATGGGGGCGATTGCCTGGGAAGAGCTGGCACGGCGAATCGCTTCGGCGCATGCGGGACTGATTCCGTGCCGGGTGGCTACGGACTGGAACATCGTAGCGGGAACAAGTAACTGGGGGGCGTTGGCCCTGGCGGCGTCGGTCGCGCTGTTGAAAGATCAGAGTGAGACCCTGTTCCGCTGGCAGCGGGAGGAACAGTTGCGGATTCTGGAAGTGATGGTCCGTGAAGCGAACGCCGTCGATGGTGTGACCCGCCAGCGGGAAGCGACGGTGGACGGGCTTCCCTTTCTGACTTACATGCAGCCTTGGGAGGGGATTCTCTCATTTCTGGCCCGCTGA
- a CDS encoding M1 family metallopeptidase produces MNALRNLSARLLVTSRFLLLTLLLLSGSTLYGQAVSNDKFKQEDKFRQLDEVLPTPNGFRNASGAPGEKYWQQQADYEIDVELDDKLQKIIGSEKITYTNNSPDTLSYLWLQLDTNILSFDSDAHLTGTDSPLGKVGYKSMQQLMAKETFDGSMKVTAVLDAEGNKLPYQIIKTMMRIDLPRPLKTGESTQFSVDWSYLINDSESRPARTGYEYFKDDKNFLYEIAHWYPRMAAYTDNTGWQHKQFLGRGEFTLEFGDFLTRITVPDDHVVASSGVLQNPEEVLTETQRKRLDEAKTAKKPMFIITPEEAKANEKSKPKGKKTWVFKADNVRDFAFASSRKFIWDAQGHQLEGKAEPIMAMSYYPNEGEPLWSRYSTHAIIHTLNVFSKYTFPYPYPVAISVNGPVGGMEYPMICFNGPRPEKDGTYSKRTKYGLISVIIHEVGHNYFPMIVNSDERQWTWMDEGITTFLQFLTEQEWEDEYPSRRGEPRDMVDYMKSGYQVPIMTNSESILQFGNNAYGKPATALNVLRETVLGRELFDYAFKEYSRRWMFKRPTPADFFRTMEDASGVDLDWFWRGWFYTTDHTDMAIENVRQYQLETGDPYVDKVRRKKRRDEEPESLSEMRNKKLPKRTEKFPELKDFYNEYDELDVTDADRKKFESHLKELDADEKKLLETQNYFYLVDLKNHGGLVMPVILKLTFDDDSSRMLRIPAEIWRYNNQSVSKLILTEKPLKSLTLDPHRETADTQLSNNEFPRTIGKSFFQLEKSKKSKNEMQKQRQAEEAEKKKDDKKPAEKKEE; encoded by the coding sequence ATGAACGCTCTCCGCAATCTGTCCGCCCGGCTCCTGGTGACTTCCCGTTTCTTACTGCTGACCCTGTTGCTCCTCTCAGGATCGACGCTCTATGGGCAGGCCGTCAGTAACGATAAATTCAAGCAGGAAGACAAATTCCGACAGCTGGATGAAGTACTGCCTACGCCGAACGGGTTTCGGAATGCATCCGGCGCACCGGGAGAAAAGTACTGGCAGCAGCAGGCGGATTATGAGATCGATGTGGAGCTGGACGACAAGCTGCAGAAGATCATCGGTTCGGAAAAGATCACTTACACGAACAACTCGCCCGATACGCTGAGCTATCTCTGGCTGCAGCTCGATACGAACATTCTCTCTTTCGACTCAGATGCACACCTTACCGGAACGGATTCTCCCTTGGGGAAAGTAGGCTACAAGTCGATGCAGCAGCTGATGGCCAAGGAGACATTTGACGGCAGCATGAAGGTGACTGCGGTTCTGGATGCCGAGGGGAACAAGCTGCCGTATCAGATCATCAAAACCATGATGCGGATCGATCTGCCTCGGCCGTTGAAGACCGGGGAGAGCACACAGTTTTCCGTGGACTGGAGTTACCTGATCAACGATTCCGAGAGCCGCCCCGCGCGTACCGGTTACGAATATTTCAAAGACGATAAGAACTTTCTGTATGAGATCGCCCACTGGTATCCACGCATGGCGGCTTACACCGACAACACGGGCTGGCAGCATAAGCAGTTCCTGGGACGCGGAGAATTCACGTTGGAGTTTGGTGACTTTCTGACGCGGATCACGGTGCCCGACGATCATGTGGTCGCGTCGTCCGGGGTGTTGCAGAATCCGGAAGAGGTGCTGACCGAGACGCAGCGCAAGCGTCTGGATGAGGCCAAAACTGCGAAAAAACCGATGTTTATCATCACTCCTGAAGAAGCGAAAGCGAACGAGAAATCAAAGCCGAAAGGCAAGAAGACCTGGGTTTTCAAGGCGGACAATGTCCGCGATTTCGCGTTTGCCAGCTCGCGAAAATTCATCTGGGATGCCCAGGGACATCAGCTGGAAGGCAAGGCTGAGCCGATTATGGCGATGTCTTATTACCCCAACGAAGGGGAGCCGCTCTGGAGCAGGTATTCGACGCACGCGATCATTCATACGTTGAATGTGTTTTCGAAGTATACCTTTCCCTATCCTTACCCGGTGGCGATTTCCGTGAACGGCCCGGTGGGGGGCATGGAATACCCGATGATCTGCTTTAACGGTCCCCGTCCCGAAAAGGATGGCACTTATTCCAAGCGGACCAAGTACGGGTTGATCTCGGTCATCATTCACGAAGTCGGGCACAACTATTTCCCGATGATCGTCAACAGTGACGAGCGTCAGTGGACGTGGATGGATGAAGGGATCACGACGTTCCTGCAGTTCCTGACCGAGCAGGAGTGGGAAGACGAATATCCGTCCCGCCGCGGGGAACCCCGCGACATGGTGGATTATATGAAGAGCGGTTACCAGGTGCCGATCATGACGAACTCGGAGTCGATCCTGCAGTTTGGTAACAATGCCTATGGCAAGCCGGCGACGGCGCTGAATGTGTTGCGGGAAACCGTGCTCGGTCGTGAGCTGTTCGATTACGCGTTCAAGGAGTATTCCCGTCGCTGGATGTTCAAACGGCCGACGCCTGCGGACTTCTTCCGCACCATGGAAGACGCGTCCGGCGTCGATCTGGACTGGTTCTGGCGGGGCTGGTTTTACACAACCGACCATACCGACATGGCAATCGAGAATGTGCGGCAGTATCAGCTGGAGACCGGTGATCCCTACGTGGATAAGGTTCGGCGGAAGAAGCGTCGCGATGAGGAGCCCGAGTCGCTGTCGGAGATGCGGAACAAAAAGCTGCCTAAACGGACCGAAAAGTTTCCGGAGCTGAAGGATTTCTACAACGAATACGACGAGCTCGACGTGACCGATGCGGACCGCAAGAAATTCGAATCTCATCTTAAGGAACTGGACGCCGATGAGAAGAAGCTGCTGGAGACACAGAATTACTTTTACCTCGTCGACTTGAAGAATCATGGCGGACTGGTGATGCCCGTGATTCTCAAGCTGACCTTCGACGACGACTCCAGCCGGATGTTGCGGATTCCGGCGGAGATCTGGCGGTACAACAACCAGAGCGTTTCCAAGCTGATTCTGACAGAGAAACCCCTCAAAAGCCTGACCCTTGATCCGCACCGGGAGACTGCAGATACACAGCTGTCCAATAACGAGTTCCCCCGGACGATTGGCAAATCGTTCTTCCAACTGGAAAAATCGAAGAAGTCGAAGAACGAAATGCAGAAACAGCGTCAGGCTGAGGAAGCGGAAAAGAAAAAGGACGACAAGAAACCGGCTGAGAAAAAAGAGGAGTAG
- a CDS encoding antibiotic biosynthesis monooxygenase family protein, protein MTDNQKSPRYAVIFRSRRTPDKAGYAEMATRMEEQARQQPGFLELTSFRAPDGTGVTISYWDSLEAIRAWKQHPEHITAQQLGKDKWYAHYTVEIAKIESGYHFPSPADPGR, encoded by the coding sequence ATGACTGACAACCAGAAATCGCCCCGCTACGCCGTCATTTTTCGCTCCCGGCGAACCCCCGACAAAGCTGGCTATGCTGAGATGGCGACCCGTATGGAAGAACAGGCACGCCAGCAGCCCGGCTTTCTGGAACTGACGTCGTTTCGTGCCCCCGACGGAACGGGAGTCACAATCTCCTATTGGGACAGCCTGGAGGCCATTCGGGCCTGGAAGCAGCATCCGGAACATATTACAGCACAACAACTTGGGAAAGACAAATGGTACGCCCACTATACGGTCGAAATTGCGAAAATCGAGTCGGGGTACCACTTTCCCAGCCCGGCTGATCCCGGCCGGTAA
- a CDS encoding LysR family transcriptional regulator yields the protein MHLRNAELFCDVVVHGSFSKAAEVRRVSQSAASQAVHALEKRLGAQLIDRSKRPFELTPAGSIYFDGCQQLLRSFEQVEEQVRRAIGQTKNRVRIAAIYSVGLAQMHDYVEQFQHLYPEVMITLDYLHPDEVYQRVSENQADLGLVSFPKEDKDLTSILWQEQPMVLVVYPGHRLADQVSCEVGDIENEPFVAFTSELVVRQKMDRWLKKAGVHVQLIHEFDNIENIKRAVEAEAGIAILPQPTVSREVQDQSLKIVRLEQVEWFRPIGIIQRKQKSVPDDVVSKFIEVLHENPANFSSAHRETTEGSASTGENSSSMDAFSFGPLIARE from the coding sequence ATGCACCTGCGTAATGCCGAACTGTTCTGTGATGTCGTCGTGCACGGCAGCTTTTCCAAAGCTGCTGAGGTTCGTCGTGTGTCCCAGTCGGCAGCCAGTCAGGCCGTGCATGCTTTAGAGAAGCGGCTGGGAGCGCAGCTGATCGATCGTTCGAAGCGTCCGTTTGAATTGACGCCCGCTGGTTCGATTTATTTTGATGGCTGCCAGCAGTTGCTGAGATCCTTCGAGCAGGTCGAGGAACAGGTTCGTCGCGCGATTGGTCAGACAAAGAACCGGGTGCGGATTGCCGCCATTTACTCGGTGGGCCTGGCCCAGATGCACGACTATGTTGAGCAGTTCCAGCACCTGTATCCGGAAGTAATGATCACCCTCGATTATCTGCATCCGGACGAAGTCTATCAGCGGGTCAGCGAGAACCAGGCCGATCTGGGGCTGGTATCTTTCCCTAAGGAAGACAAAGATCTCACCAGCATCCTCTGGCAGGAACAGCCAATGGTCCTGGTGGTCTACCCCGGTCACCGGCTGGCAGATCAGGTCAGTTGTGAGGTAGGGGACATTGAAAATGAGCCCTTCGTGGCATTCACATCAGAATTAGTCGTTCGACAGAAAATGGATCGCTGGCTGAAAAAAGCCGGTGTGCACGTACAGCTGATCCATGAATTTGACAATATTGAGAACATCAAGCGTGCGGTAGAAGCGGAAGCGGGAATTGCGATCCTGCCTCAGCCGACCGTCAGCCGTGAAGTTCAGGATCAGTCATTAAAAATCGTACGCCTGGAACAGGTGGAATGGTTCCGTCCGATCGGAATCATTCAGAGAAAACAGAAGTCGGTACCCGATGACGTGGTATCGAAATTCATAGAAGTCCTGCATGAAAACCCCGCGAATTTCTCAAGCGCTCATCGAGAAACGACCGAGGGATCTGCATCAACGGGAGAGAATTCTTCCAGTATGGATGCATTTTCATTCGGTCCGTTAATAGCGCGAGAGTAA